In Deferribacteraceae bacterium V6Fe1, one genomic interval encodes:
- a CDS encoding lipid-A-disaccharide synthase N-terminal domain-containing protein has product MNLTETTLLIIGFTGQFFFFMRFFVQWIYSEKQRKSVIPVAFWYFSLLGSVCLLIYAILRKDIVFIVGQSTGFIIYIRNLYFIKKERAKLNA; this is encoded by the coding sequence ATGAACTTAACAGAGACAACACTTTTAATAATAGGTTTTACGGGACAATTCTTCTTTTTTATGAGATTTTTTGTTCAATGGATATACTCTGAAAAACAAAGAAAGAGTGTAATACCAGTGGCTTTTTGGTACTTTAGTTTGCTTGGCAGTGTGTGCCTGCTAATATATGCTATTCTGCGCAAGGATATTGTCTTTATAGTCGGGCAGTCCACAGGATTTATAATTTATATCAGAAACTTATATTTTATCAAAAAAGAAAGAGCAAAGTTAAATGCGTAA